A window of Sphingomonas adhaesiva contains these coding sequences:
- a CDS encoding SDR family NAD(P)-dependent oxidoreductase, translated as MSIRFDDKVAIVTGAGGGLGREYALELARRGAKVVVNDLGGDRTGQGASDAAQKVVAEIEAAGGQAMANGGSVTEYDQMVEMVAKAKEKWGGVHILINNAGVLRDKTFAKMEPSDFAFVVNVHLLGSANATKACWETFREQNYGRVLMTASSTGLFGNFGQANYGAAKLGLAGLTKTLYLEGAKNNIKVNTLAPVAGTRMTEDLFPEQLFQAFAPEKVMPAALFLVSEDAPTNQIVGAGAGVFQASYVTLTPGKLLTGDDLSPEGVAKYWAEITDRSGEIVPDSGAGQSMLIGKKLQGS; from the coding sequence ATGTCCATTCGTTTCGACGACAAGGTTGCCATCGTCACCGGCGCCGGCGGCGGCCTGGGCCGCGAATATGCGCTCGAGCTGGCGCGCCGCGGTGCGAAGGTGGTGGTGAACGACCTCGGCGGCGACCGCACCGGCCAGGGCGCATCCGACGCCGCGCAGAAGGTCGTGGCCGAGATCGAGGCTGCGGGCGGCCAGGCGATGGCCAATGGCGGCAGCGTCACCGAATACGACCAGATGGTCGAGATGGTCGCGAAGGCCAAGGAGAAGTGGGGCGGCGTCCACATCCTCATCAACAATGCGGGCGTCCTGCGCGACAAGACCTTCGCGAAGATGGAGCCGTCGGATTTCGCGTTCGTCGTGAACGTCCACCTGCTCGGCTCCGCCAACGCCACCAAGGCGTGCTGGGAAACCTTCCGCGAGCAGAATTACGGCCGCGTGCTGATGACCGCCTCGTCGACCGGCCTGTTCGGAAATTTCGGCCAGGCGAACTATGGCGCCGCGAAGCTCGGCCTGGCCGGGCTGACGAAGACGCTCTATCTCGAGGGGGCGAAGAACAACATCAAGGTCAACACGCTCGCCCCGGTGGCGGGCACGCGCATGACCGAGGACCTGTTCCCCGAGCAGCTGTTCCAGGCCTTCGCGCCGGAAAAGGTGATGCCGGCGGCATTGTTCCTCGTCAGCGAGGACGCGCCGACCAACCAGATCGTCGGCGCGGGCGCGGGCGTGTTCCAGGCCAGCTACGTCACGCTGACCCCGGGCAAGCTCCTGACCGGCGACGACCTGTCGCCCGAGGGCGTGGCGAAATACTGGGCCGAGATCACCGATCGTTCGGGCGAGATCGTCCCCGATTCGGGCGCGGGCCAGTCGATGCTGATCGGCAAGAAGCTGCAGGGCAGCTGA
- the phoB gene encoding phosphate regulon transcriptional regulator PhoB gives MAKARMLLVEDDASLAELLVWHFTREHFDVQHTIDGEEALLMARETPPDIVLLDWMVEGISGIEVCRRLRRAPETQNVPIIMLTARGEEEDRVRGLETGADDYVTKPFSPRELVARVGAVLRRVRPALAGEALSYADLEMDTVGHKVRRGGEVIALGPTEFRLLKHFLEHPGHVFSRERLLDSVWGHDSDIESRTVDVHIRRLRKAINEGGRPDIIRTVRSAGYALDTGH, from the coding sequence ATGGCGAAGGCCCGCATGCTGCTGGTGGAGGACGACGCCAGCCTGGCCGAACTGCTCGTCTGGCATTTCACGCGCGAGCATTTCGACGTCCAGCATACGATCGACGGTGAGGAAGCGCTGCTGATGGCGCGCGAGACGCCGCCCGACATCGTGCTGCTCGACTGGATGGTGGAGGGCATTTCCGGGATCGAGGTATGTCGCCGCCTGCGCCGCGCGCCCGAGACGCAGAACGTGCCGATCATCATGCTGACCGCGCGCGGCGAGGAGGAGGACCGCGTCCGCGGGCTGGAGACGGGCGCGGACGATTACGTCACCAAGCCCTTCTCCCCGCGCGAGCTGGTCGCCCGCGTCGGCGCCGTGCTGCGCCGGGTACGCCCCGCACTCGCCGGCGAGGCGCTCAGCTACGCCGATCTCGAAATGGACACGGTCGGACACAAGGTGCGCCGCGGCGGCGAGGTGATCGCGCTGGGGCCGACCGAATTCCGCCTGCTCAAGCACTTTCTGGAACATCCCGGCCACGTCTTCTCGCGCGAACGGTTGCTCGACAGCGTCTGGGGCCACGACAGCGATATCGAGAGCCGCACCGTCGACGTCCACATCCGCCGCCTGCGCAAGGCGATCAACGAGGGCGGTCGCCCCGACATCATCCGCACCGTCCGCTCGGCCGGCTACGCGCTCGACACGGGGCACTGA
- the phoU gene encoding phosphate signaling complex protein PhoU has protein sequence MAFGQEHTVKAFDQDIGQLRGLISQMGGLAEKAIAGAMTALQRGDAELAAEVRADDRKIDAIEAEVERTVVRVIALRAPMADDLREVVAAMKIATVVERIGDYAKNIAKRVPQIESEHRIEPVSMLPAMARMASEMVHDVLNAFAARDPQAALAVCERDNALDDFYDSIFRTLVTYMVENPKTIGQCAHLLFVAKNLERIGDHATNVAEMVYYAATGTRLLEREKGQL, from the coding sequence ATGGCGTTCGGCCAGGAACATACGGTCAAGGCGTTCGACCAGGACATCGGGCAGCTGCGCGGGCTCATCTCGCAGATGGGCGGGCTGGCGGAGAAGGCGATCGCCGGCGCGATGACCGCGCTCCAGCGCGGCGATGCGGAGCTCGCCGCGGAGGTGCGCGCCGACGACAGGAAGATCGACGCGATCGAGGCGGAGGTGGAGCGCACCGTCGTGCGCGTCATCGCGCTGCGCGCGCCGATGGCGGACGACCTTCGCGAGGTGGTCGCCGCGATGAAGATCGCCACCGTCGTCGAGCGGATCGGCGATTATGCCAAGAACATCGCCAAGCGCGTGCCCCAGATCGAGAGCGAGCACCGCATCGAGCCGGTATCGATGCTCCCCGCGATGGCGCGCATGGCGTCCGAAATGGTGCACGACGTGCTCAACGCCTTCGCCGCGCGCGACCCGCAGGCGGCGCTGGCGGTGTGCGAACGCGACAATGCGCTGGACGATTTCTACGACAGCATCTTCCGCACGCTGGTGACGTACATGGTCGAGAATCCCAAGACCATCGGCCAGTGCGCGCACCTGCTCTTCGTGGCCAAGAACCTGGAACGGATCGGCGACCATGCCACGAACGTCGCCGAAATGGTCTATTATGCCGCGACCGGAACGCGGCTGCTCGAACGCGAGAAGGGACAATTGTGA
- the pstB gene encoding phosphate ABC transporter ATP-binding protein PstB has translation MTARHVNVFYGGKQAIDDVSIDVWQQDVTAFIGPSGCGKSTFLRTLNRMNDTIPGARVEGDVRLDDEDIYARAMDVVQLRARVGMVFQKPNPFPKSIFENVAYGPRIHGLARSKADLAQIVERSLTRAGLWNEVKDRLGDSGTALSGGQQQRLCIARAIAVDPEVILMDEPCSALDPIATAKIEELIHELRGRYAIVIVTHNMQQAARVSQRTAFFHLGQLVEYGDTSDIFTNPRQERTKDYITGRYG, from the coding sequence ATGACCGCCCGCCACGTCAACGTCTTCTACGGCGGCAAGCAGGCGATCGACGACGTGTCGATCGACGTGTGGCAGCAGGACGTGACCGCCTTCATCGGCCCGTCGGGCTGCGGCAAGTCGACCTTCCTGCGCACGCTGAACCGCATGAACGATACGATCCCCGGCGCACGGGTGGAGGGCGACGTGCGGCTGGACGACGAGGATATCTACGCCCGGGCGATGGACGTGGTGCAGCTGCGCGCGCGTGTCGGCATGGTCTTCCAGAAGCCGAACCCTTTCCCGAAATCGATCTTCGAGAACGTCGCCTACGGCCCGCGCATCCACGGCCTCGCCCGGTCGAAGGCGGACCTGGCGCAGATCGTCGAGCGTTCGCTGACCCGCGCCGGGCTGTGGAACGAGGTGAAGGACCGCCTGGGCGACAGCGGCACCGCGCTGTCGGGCGGCCAGCAGCAGCGATTGTGCATCGCGCGCGCGATCGCGGTCGATCCGGAGGTGATCCTGATGGACGAGCCGTGCAGCGCGCTCGACCCGATCGCGACGGCGAAGATCGAGGAGCTGATCCACGAACTGCGCGGGCGCTACGCGATCGTCATCGTCACCCACAACATGCAGCAGGCGGCACGCGTCAGCCAGCGCACCGCCTTCTTCCACCTGGGCCAGCTGGTCGAGTATGGCGACACGTCCGACATCTTCACGAACCCCCGTCAGGAACGGACGAAGGATTATATCACCGGACGCTACGGATGA
- the pstA gene encoding phosphate ABC transporter permease PstA, with translation MTDARRPHAPTDWTTPAMQRRIRRRYAAERRFRALGLLAVALSAAFLVFLLGTMIRQGAAGFTETRIALPLDLRAGGIAVAPQRLAGPRGDLALAGAGLERAVDAAANAAYPAQGGAALLSDGAWLRVREAVKRDPTLLTRRVTLDVPVATDIDVACKGDGTAEAEATIAALTGKLSRGLNRSFFTGADATDPTRAGIWGALKGSLFTMLVTLALAFPIGVLSALYLEEYAPRNRWTDLIEVSINNLAAVPSIIFGLLGLAVFLGTFHMPRSAAVVGGLTLALMTMPVIVIAGRNAIRGVPPSVRDAARALGASRIQVVFHHVLPLALPGILTGTIIGMARALGETAPLLMIGMRAFIAAPPDRLTDPATALPVQIFLWSDEVSTGFVEKTSAAIIVLLVFLLAMNGIAIYLRNRFETRW, from the coding sequence ATGACTGACGCGCGCCGGCCCCATGCCCCCACGGACTGGACGACGCCCGCGATGCAGCGCCGTATCCGCCGCCGCTACGCCGCGGAGCGCCGCTTCCGCGCGCTGGGGCTGCTGGCGGTCGCGCTGTCGGCGGCGTTCCTCGTCTTCCTGCTGGGCACGATGATCCGCCAGGGCGCAGCCGGCTTCACCGAAACGCGCATCGCCCTGCCGCTCGACCTGCGCGCGGGCGGCATCGCGGTGGCGCCGCAGCGGCTCGCCGGACCGCGCGGCGACCTCGCGCTGGCGGGTGCCGGGCTGGAGCGGGCGGTCGATGCCGCCGCCAACGCGGCCTACCCGGCGCAGGGTGGCGCCGCGCTGCTGTCCGACGGCGCCTGGCTACGCGTGCGCGAGGCGGTGAAGCGCGATCCGACGCTGCTGACGCGCCGCGTCACGCTCGACGTGCCCGTCGCCACCGACATCGACGTCGCCTGCAAGGGCGACGGCACCGCGGAGGCGGAAGCGACGATCGCAGCGCTGACGGGCAAGCTCTCGCGCGGCCTCAACCGCAGCTTCTTCACCGGCGCGGACGCGACCGATCCCACCCGCGCCGGCATCTGGGGGGCGCTCAAGGGGTCGCTCTTCACCATGCTGGTGACGCTGGCGCTCGCCTTTCCGATCGGCGTGCTCTCCGCGCTCTACCTGGAGGAATATGCCCCGCGGAACCGCTGGACCGACCTGATCGAGGTGTCGATCAACAACCTCGCCGCGGTGCCCTCGATCATCTTCGGGCTGCTCGGCCTCGCGGTGTTCCTCGGCACCTTCCACATGCCGCGCTCCGCCGCGGTGGTCGGCGGGCTGACGCTGGCGCTGATGACGATGCCGGTCATCGTCATCGCCGGGCGCAATGCGATCCGCGGCGTCCCGCCCTCCGTCCGCGACGCCGCGCGCGCGCTGGGCGCCTCGCGGATCCAGGTCGTCTTCCACCACGTCCTGCCGCTCGCCCTCCCCGGCATCCTGACCGGCACGATCATCGGCATGGCGCGCGCGCTGGGCGAGACCGCGCCGTTGCTGATGATCGGGATGCGCGCCTTCATCGCCGCCCCGCCCGACCGTTTGACCGATCCCGCCACCGCGCTGCCGGTGCAGATCTTCCTCTGGTCGGACGAGGTGTCCACCGGCTTCGTCGAGAAGACCTCCGCCGCGATCATCGTGCTGCTCGTCTTCCTGCTGGCGATGAACGGCATCGCCATCTACCTGCGCAACCGCTTCGAGACCCGCTGGTGA